A genomic region of Rhodococcus oxybenzonivorans contains the following coding sequences:
- a CDS encoding DoxX family protein translates to MNGIELARIGLRTVVGTTMVAHGVKHGRTLDGTAGWFESIGFRQPRIQARASAIVEVGAGAALIAGIATPVAASAVVATMAVAARTVHKENGFFITSEGYEYVLNLAMASVAVSALGPGRWSVDRLIRADSRSSGMQRAAVTAGLGVAAAATQLAVFWRRPPRRL, encoded by the coding sequence ATGAATGGTATCGAGTTGGCAAGGATTGGACTCCGTACGGTCGTCGGCACGACGATGGTCGCGCATGGCGTGAAGCACGGCCGGACGTTGGACGGGACTGCAGGTTGGTTCGAATCGATCGGGTTCCGCCAGCCGCGAATTCAGGCTCGTGCGAGCGCGATCGTGGAGGTCGGTGCAGGCGCCGCATTGATCGCCGGAATTGCTACTCCTGTTGCTGCTTCGGCTGTTGTCGCCACCATGGCGGTTGCCGCACGCACAGTGCATAAGGAGAACGGATTCTTCATCACGTCGGAGGGCTATGAGTACGTGCTAAATCTAGCCATGGCATCGGTCGCGGTCAGTGCGCTGGGGCCCGGGCGATGGAGTGTGGACCGGCTCATACGCGCCGATTCCCGATCCTCTGGTATGCAGCGTGCCGCAGTCACCGCAGGTCTCGGTGTGGCCGCGGCGGCCACACAGCTTGCGGTCTTCTGGCGTCGCCCGCCCCGGAGACTCTAG
- a CDS encoding aldehyde dehydrogenase family protein has product MTAETTEQAVSTGPSEGRSRIEVRCPADGRLVGRVPDLGAAGVASAAKQLREAQPEWEAIGPTGRAKHMRNFLDWILDNEANLIGIMQEETGKSWGDASLEIAMAVDLINYYSGHAAEFLADRKVRSWGAAGMTKRLRVFARPYQLVGMITPWNGPLGGPMLDGVAALMAGATVLFKPSEVTPFTWAEASRGWLEDIGAPPVLANITGGAEAGAAVVDEVDMVMFTGSTRTGRKIAARAGERLIPCSLELGGKDPMIVLADADIDRASSAAAWGGMWNSGQICISVERVYVEAPVYDEFVSKVTEKVANLRQGMDPDGSFATDVGAMCTPAQIDIVKSHVDDALAKGARVLTGGKRAETGQFFEPTVLVDVDHSMLCMRDETFGPTLPIMKVGDEREAVQLANDTPYGLSASVWTSDRRRADRISRQVEAGAVNQNNVMMSTFQMTIPMSGWKQSGVGSRSGGAPGMLKFCRQQSVVSERIKLKSEAHWYPYVPKKSRFQAKMVRFLGAHDWRRRLGRAPKR; this is encoded by the coding sequence ATGACAGCAGAAACCACGGAGCAGGCCGTCTCCACCGGTCCCTCCGAGGGAAGGAGCAGGATCGAGGTACGCTGCCCCGCTGACGGGCGGCTCGTGGGCCGAGTTCCCGACCTGGGTGCGGCAGGAGTCGCTTCGGCCGCGAAACAACTGCGTGAAGCGCAGCCGGAATGGGAGGCGATCGGACCGACCGGCCGCGCGAAGCATATGCGGAATTTCCTCGACTGGATTCTCGACAACGAAGCAAACCTCATCGGGATCATGCAGGAGGAGACCGGCAAGTCGTGGGGTGACGCCTCGCTCGAGATCGCGATGGCCGTTGATTTGATCAACTACTACAGCGGTCACGCCGCTGAGTTCCTCGCTGACCGAAAGGTTCGCAGTTGGGGAGCAGCGGGAATGACCAAACGCCTCAGAGTTTTCGCCCGCCCGTACCAGCTGGTCGGCATGATCACTCCGTGGAACGGGCCACTCGGCGGCCCGATGCTCGATGGCGTGGCAGCCCTAATGGCCGGCGCCACTGTTCTCTTCAAGCCGTCGGAAGTCACACCCTTCACCTGGGCCGAGGCCTCGCGTGGCTGGCTCGAGGACATTGGAGCACCACCCGTACTCGCGAATATCACGGGCGGCGCCGAGGCCGGCGCAGCGGTTGTAGACGAGGTCGACATGGTGATGTTCACCGGCTCGACCCGCACCGGGCGCAAGATCGCGGCACGAGCCGGCGAGCGGCTCATTCCATGCAGTCTTGAACTCGGCGGTAAAGATCCGATGATCGTACTGGCAGATGCGGACATCGACCGGGCGTCCAGCGCTGCGGCCTGGGGTGGGATGTGGAACTCCGGGCAGATATGCATTTCCGTGGAGCGGGTCTATGTCGAGGCTCCGGTCTACGACGAATTCGTCTCGAAGGTGACCGAGAAGGTCGCGAATCTTCGACAGGGAATGGACCCCGACGGCAGCTTCGCAACCGACGTCGGAGCGATGTGTACTCCGGCGCAGATCGACATAGTGAAAAGTCACGTTGACGATGCCCTCGCGAAGGGGGCGCGCGTGCTCACCGGCGGAAAGCGGGCCGAGACCGGGCAGTTCTTCGAACCGACTGTTCTGGTCGATGTAGATCACTCGATGCTGTGTATGCGAGACGAAACCTTCGGTCCCACTTTGCCGATCATGAAGGTGGGGGATGAGCGTGAGGCCGTCCAGCTTGCCAACGACACCCCGTACGGGCTGAGCGCGAGTGTGTGGACGTCGGATCGTAGACGCGCGGACCGTATTTCGCGTCAGGTTGAGGCGGGAGCTGTGAACCAGAACAACGTCATGATGAGTACGTTCCAGATGACGATACCGATGAGCGGTTGGAAGCAGTCGGGCGTGGGCAGTCGCTCTGGTGGAGCCCCCGGCATGCTCAAGTTCTGTCGACAGCAGTCGGTGGTGTCCGAACGAATCAAGCTGAAGTCCGAAGCGCATTGGTATCCCTACGTGCCGAAAAAGAGCCGCTTCCAGGCGAAGATGGTGCGGTTCTTGGGCGCTCACGACTGGCGGCGGCGGTTAGGTCGTGCGCCCAAGCGCTGA
- a CDS encoding NAD(P)/FAD-dependent oxidoreductase has product MTYLATCHNTEGEHVPSMMNPRGPIDEVRLRQAVLVANLPTLTMVLFQLTGDERWLQDPYRPQRARGLGPNDSGGFPPDVADVIRLNAVSAIVEWSRGAPPVVPVPEPELLKQMLSICMGEEIPDEYERLMREEMGFVPAPKTEPVQAGDFSVVIIGAGISGMIAAIRLKEAGIPFVILERNPDVGGVWLTNSYPGAGVDTPSYLYSFSFFPRNWSTHFGKRDEMVEYLHEVADHFELRRSIVFETEVETAVYDESAQRWTVSSRDRNGATQEFTGNAVISAVGLFNKPKLPQIPGMDSFEGPIFHTAQWQDGLDLAGKRVAVVGTGASAMQVVPAVADEVANLTVFQRSPQWIGASDEYFAPVPEDVHWLMENVPNYHAWYRFRLAWVFNDRVHASLKIDPDWKHSDRSLNAVNDGHRRYFTRHLTSQLEDRPDLIEKCLPHYPPFGKRMLLDNGWFAALKKDNVELVTDGVSEVTRTGVVSSAGEEFDADVIVLSTGFDASRYLQPIEVIGRGGRSLRDTWGDDDATAYLGITTPGFPNLFFMYGPNTNSGAGGSYFFIGESQGRYIVELITRMVREGHGAVECRVEPHDRWVREIDAEHSQMVWSHPGMSTYYRNSQGRVVTNSPYRVVDYWAMTHDPDLADFVTEPVSVTAIADAAGARAG; this is encoded by the coding sequence ATGACGTATCTGGCAACGTGCCACAACACTGAAGGAGAGCATGTGCCGTCGATGATGAATCCGCGGGGTCCGATCGATGAGGTCCGCCTCCGCCAAGCGGTTCTAGTTGCCAACCTGCCCACGCTGACGATGGTGCTCTTCCAACTGACCGGGGATGAGCGATGGCTCCAGGACCCTTACCGCCCGCAACGTGCGCGGGGCCTGGGCCCGAACGATTCCGGTGGGTTTCCTCCTGACGTTGCCGACGTAATCCGATTGAACGCCGTATCCGCGATTGTCGAGTGGTCGCGTGGTGCTCCGCCTGTGGTCCCAGTTCCGGAGCCTGAGTTGCTCAAACAGATGCTCAGTATCTGTATGGGGGAGGAGATCCCGGACGAGTACGAGCGATTGATGCGGGAGGAGATGGGGTTCGTACCAGCGCCGAAAACTGAACCGGTACAAGCCGGTGACTTCTCTGTGGTGATCATCGGTGCGGGTATATCCGGCATGATCGCCGCGATTCGTTTGAAAGAAGCCGGCATTCCCTTCGTGATCCTTGAGCGCAATCCCGATGTCGGCGGGGTATGGCTCACGAACTCCTATCCGGGAGCGGGTGTGGACACGCCGAGCTACCTCTACTCCTTCTCATTCTTTCCGCGCAATTGGTCGACGCACTTCGGCAAGCGGGATGAGATGGTGGAATACCTCCACGAGGTCGCAGACCACTTCGAACTGCGCCGGAGCATCGTTTTCGAAACAGAGGTGGAGACGGCGGTCTACGACGAATCGGCGCAGCGTTGGACTGTGAGTTCCCGCGATCGAAACGGCGCTACTCAGGAGTTCACAGGTAATGCCGTCATCAGCGCCGTTGGTCTCTTCAACAAGCCGAAACTGCCGCAGATACCAGGAATGGACTCCTTTGAAGGACCGATATTCCACACTGCGCAATGGCAGGACGGTCTAGATCTGGCGGGTAAGCGCGTCGCCGTCGTCGGTACTGGTGCGAGCGCCATGCAGGTTGTTCCCGCTGTGGCAGACGAGGTAGCCAACCTCACGGTATTTCAACGTTCGCCGCAGTGGATCGGCGCCAGCGACGAATACTTCGCGCCGGTGCCGGAAGACGTTCATTGGCTGATGGAAAATGTCCCGAACTATCATGCGTGGTACAGGTTCCGGTTGGCCTGGGTGTTTAACGACCGTGTCCACGCATCGCTGAAGATCGACCCGGACTGGAAGCATTCGGATCGCTCTCTCAACGCCGTTAATGACGGGCATCGTCGCTACTTCACCAGGCATCTCACCTCCCAGCTCGAGGATCGACCGGACCTAATCGAGAAGTGCTTGCCGCACTACCCACCCTTCGGCAAACGGATGTTGCTCGACAACGGCTGGTTCGCTGCACTCAAGAAGGACAACGTCGAACTGGTTACGGACGGGGTCTCGGAGGTGACTCGAACAGGCGTGGTGAGCAGTGCCGGTGAAGAATTCGACGCAGACGTGATCGTGCTGTCCACTGGGTTCGATGCGTCTCGCTACCTCCAGCCAATCGAGGTGATCGGTCGGGGTGGGCGCTCGTTGCGCGACACGTGGGGCGATGACGACGCTACGGCGTACCTCGGAATCACCACGCCAGGGTTCCCGAACCTGTTCTTCATGTATGGACCCAACACAAACTCTGGCGCGGGGGGGTCCTACTTCTTCATAGGGGAGTCTCAGGGGCGTTACATCGTGGAACTGATCACGCGGATGGTCCGTGAGGGGCACGGCGCGGTGGAGTGCCGGGTCGAACCGCATGATCGATGGGTCAGAGAAATCGACGCCGAACATTCGCAAATGGTATGGAGCCATCCCGGAATGTCGACGTACTACCGTAATTCTCAGGGCAGGGTGGTCACGAACTCGCCTTACCGGGTCGTCGACTATTGGGCAATGACACATGATCCGGATCTTGCGGATTTTGTGACCGAACCAGTTTCCGTAACAGCGATTGCCGATGCAGCAGGAGCGCGCGCTGGATAA
- a CDS encoding IS4 family transposase gives MPRSGWVKPVSDRRLSDVVSVGLLTRVFPASLVDEVIAEYGRREQRSRTLTARVTAYFSIGMALNSQGSYEEVFEQLTDGLSWSSGWSQSWSPPTKSAIFQARSRLGYEPVRELFRRVARPLADTGTPGSWLAGRRLVALDGTCLDLPDTPANAEHFGRPGSSRGEQSAFPQARLVAVAECGTHAVFDAAIGSCRTSERELAHDLMDTLEPGMLLLADRGVYGFDMWTRAAATGADLLWRVKSTLSPRRLETLDDGSWLAQIVPTSGKNRRQRALTVRVIDYTLDDGRENPEQYRLLTTILDPSDAPAEELALAYAQRWEIENTLDELKTHQRGPRAVLRSKSPPLVQQEIWGHLCCHYAIRTLMLDAATAGGHDPDRVSFVAALRIARRSLSHSSFSPS, from the coding sequence GTGCCTCGGAGTGGATGGGTGAAGCCGGTCTCGGATCGGCGGTTGTCGGATGTGGTGTCGGTGGGGTTGCTGACCAGGGTGTTTCCCGCGTCCTTGGTCGATGAGGTGATCGCGGAATACGGTCGCAGGGAGCAGCGAAGTCGCACGTTGACCGCTCGCGTGACGGCGTATTTCTCGATCGGGATGGCATTGAATTCGCAGGGCTCCTACGAGGAGGTCTTCGAGCAGCTCACCGACGGTTTGTCGTGGTCGTCGGGATGGTCGCAGTCCTGGTCGCCGCCGACGAAATCGGCCATATTTCAAGCCCGTTCACGTTTGGGATACGAACCGGTGCGGGAGCTGTTCCGCCGTGTCGCGCGACCGCTCGCCGACACGGGTACACCAGGATCCTGGCTCGCGGGGCGCCGGTTGGTGGCCCTCGACGGGACCTGTCTCGACCTGCCCGACACCCCGGCCAACGCCGAGCATTTCGGGCGGCCGGGATCGAGTCGCGGCGAGCAGTCCGCGTTCCCGCAGGCGCGGTTGGTGGCGGTCGCCGAGTGCGGCACCCACGCGGTGTTCGACGCCGCGATCGGATCGTGCCGCACCTCCGAGCGGGAGCTGGCGCACGATCTGATGGACACCCTCGAACCCGGGATGCTGCTGCTCGCCGACCGCGGCGTCTACGGATTCGACATGTGGACCCGAGCCGCCGCCACCGGCGCCGACCTGCTGTGGAGGGTCAAATCGACCCTCTCACCTCGGCGCCTCGAGACCCTCGACGACGGATCCTGGCTGGCGCAGATCGTCCCCACCTCCGGGAAGAATCGGCGGCAGCGCGCACTGACGGTGCGCGTGATCGACTACACCCTCGACGACGGGCGGGAGAACCCCGAGCAGTACCGGTTGCTGACCACGATCCTCGACCCCTCCGATGCACCTGCCGAAGAGTTGGCCCTCGCCTACGCCCAGCGCTGGGAAATCGAGAACACCCTCGACGAGCTGAAAACCCATCAGCGCGGACCACGCGCCGTGCTGCGGTCGAAATCCCCACCATTGGTGCAGCAGGAAATCTGGGGGCACCTGTGCTGCCACTACGCCATCCGCACGCTCATGCTCGATGCCGCGACCGCCGGCGGTCACGACCCGGACCGGGTCTCCTTCGTCGCCGCCTTGCGGATCGCCCGACGATCCCTGTCCCACAGCTCCTTCTCCCCCTCATAA
- a CDS encoding transposase family protein produces the protein MSIRASPLSVSASCPTCGDTSERVHSRYERTVVDTAIGNRPSRLVLRVRRFLCSSTACDRRTFAEQIDGVTTRYARRTPLLWGILEGIGLALARRAGARLATALGVHVGRSTLLRLVRALPDPPAATVEAR, from the coding sequence GTGAGCATTCGCGCTTCCCCACTGTCGGTGTCGGCGTCCTGCCCCACCTGCGGTGATACCTCCGAGCGAGTGCACAGCCGATACGAACGCACGGTGGTCGACACCGCGATCGGTAATCGACCGAGTCGCCTCGTCCTGCGGGTGCGCCGATTCCTGTGCAGTTCGACCGCGTGCGACCGGCGCACCTTCGCCGAGCAGATCGACGGTGTGACCACGCGATATGCGCGACGCACCCCACTGCTGTGGGGAATCCTCGAAGGGATCGGGCTGGCGCTGGCCCGCCGCGCCGGAGCCCGACTGGCGACAGCACTGGGCGTGCACGTCGGACGCAGCACCCTGCTACGACTTGTCCGTGCGCTTCCGGACCCGCCGGCAGCAACGGTGGAGGCGCGTTGA
- a CDS encoding FAD-dependent oxidoreductase — protein sequence MSDSVQTRPLRVAIVGAGPAGIYAADALMKSDAASDGGISIDLFERMPAPFGLIRYGVAPDHPRIKGIITALHKVLDKPSVRLLGNIDYGSDITLEDLHNFYDAVIFSTGANADRALNIPGIELDGSYGAADFVSWYDGHPDVPRTWPLEAEKVAVLGVGNVALDIARVLAKTGDELLPTEIPANVYEGLKANKAVEVHVFGRRGPAQAKFTPLELRELDHSPTIEVIVDPEDIDYDEGSEQARRNSKQVDMVANTLQDWAIRDVGNRPHKLFLHFFESPTEVLGEDGKVVGLRTERTQLDGTGNVKGTGKFNDWDVQAVYRAVGYLSQNIAKLPFDEQAGTVPNEAGRVIADDTAEGNDRFMPATYVTGWIKRGPVGLIGHTKGDANETVANLLEDRSGFAEPANPSEDAIIDFLEGKQVPYTTWQGWYRLDAHERSLGEPEGRERIKVVERHEMVAASEPDKARNR from the coding sequence GTGTCCGACTCCGTGCAGACACGTCCGTTGCGCGTTGCGATCGTGGGTGCCGGCCCCGCCGGTATCTACGCAGCCGACGCTCTCATGAAATCCGATGCCGCGTCTGACGGCGGGATCAGCATCGACCTCTTCGAGCGGATGCCTGCCCCCTTCGGTCTGATCCGGTACGGCGTCGCACCCGACCACCCGCGCATCAAGGGCATCATCACCGCCCTGCACAAGGTGCTCGACAAGCCGTCGGTGCGCCTGCTGGGCAACATCGACTACGGCAGCGACATCACCCTCGAAGACCTGCACAATTTCTACGACGCGGTGATCTTCTCCACCGGTGCCAACGCCGACCGCGCCCTCAACATCCCGGGCATCGAACTGGACGGCAGCTACGGCGCCGCCGACTTCGTCTCCTGGTACGACGGCCACCCCGACGTCCCGCGCACCTGGCCCCTCGAGGCCGAGAAGGTCGCCGTCCTCGGTGTCGGCAACGTCGCCCTCGACATCGCCCGCGTCCTCGCCAAGACCGGCGACGAACTGCTGCCCACGGAGATCCCCGCCAACGTCTACGAGGGACTCAAGGCCAACAAGGCCGTCGAGGTCCACGTGTTCGGCCGCCGCGGACCGGCGCAGGCCAAGTTCACCCCCCTCGAGCTGCGTGAACTCGACCACTCGCCGACGATCGAGGTCATCGTCGACCCCGAGGACATCGACTACGACGAGGGCTCCGAGCAGGCGCGCCGCAACTCCAAGCAGGTCGACATGGTCGCCAACACCCTGCAGGACTGGGCCATCCGCGACGTGGGCAACCGGCCGCACAAGCTGTTCCTGCACTTCTTCGAATCGCCCACCGAGGTGCTCGGCGAAGACGGCAAGGTCGTCGGCCTGCGCACCGAGCGCACCCAGCTCGACGGCACCGGAAACGTCAAGGGCACCGGCAAGTTCAACGACTGGGACGTGCAGGCCGTGTATCGCGCGGTGGGCTACCTGTCGCAGAACATCGCCAAGCTCCCGTTCGACGAGCAGGCAGGCACCGTCCCGAACGAGGCCGGACGCGTCATCGCCGACGACACCGCCGAGGGCAACGACCGGTTCATGCCCGCCACCTACGTCACCGGCTGGATCAAGCGCGGCCCGGTCGGCCTGATCGGCCACACCAAGGGCGACGCGAACGAGACCGTCGCGAACCTGCTCGAGGACCGGTCCGGCTTCGCCGAGCCCGCCAACCCGTCCGAGGACGCGATCATCGACTTCCTCGAGGGCAAGCAGGTCCCGTACACCACCTGGCAGGGCTGGTACCGCCTCGATGCGCACGAGCGCAGCCTGGGCGAGCCCGAGGGCCGTGAGCGAATCAAGGTCGTCGAACGCCACGAAATGGTCGCGGCCAGCGAGCCCGACAAAGCGCGGAACCGATAG
- a CDS encoding MlaE family ABC transporter permease codes for MCVDTFKATFKSPFQWREFFLMAWFVVRVSLVPTLLVSVPFTVLVVFTLNILLVEFGAADLSGAGAALGAVTQIGPLVTVLIVAGAGATALCADLGARTIREEIDAMRVLGIDPIHRLVVPRVLASTVVALLLNGLVVTIGLVGGFSFSVFIQNVTPGSYASSLTLVTGLPEIVISEVKAALFGLVAGLVACYRGLTVKGGPKSVGDGVNETVVYSFMALFAINVVVTAVGVKFGTGH; via the coding sequence ATGTGTGTGGACACGTTCAAGGCGACGTTTAAATCGCCGTTCCAGTGGCGTGAGTTCTTCCTGATGGCATGGTTCGTGGTGCGTGTTTCGTTGGTGCCAACGCTGCTAGTCTCAGTGCCCTTTACGGTGTTGGTTGTCTTCACCCTCAACATCCTGCTGGTTGAGTTCGGTGCTGCCGACCTGTCCGGTGCAGGTGCCGCCCTGGGTGCAGTGACCCAGATCGGGCCACTCGTAACTGTTTTGATCGTGGCGGGTGCCGGAGCGACCGCATTGTGCGCGGACTTGGGCGCACGCACGATTCGAGAAGAAATCGATGCTATGCGGGTTCTGGGCATCGATCCGATCCATCGTTTGGTCGTACCGCGGGTCCTTGCCTCGACCGTTGTTGCGCTCTTGCTCAACGGCTTGGTAGTCACGATCGGTCTGGTAGGTGGGTTCAGCTTCTCGGTCTTCATTCAGAACGTCACTCCAGGTTCTTACGCATCCTCGCTGACTCTCGTCACCGGACTTCCGGAAATTGTGATCTCAGAGGTCAAGGCGGCCTTGTTCGGCCTGGTTGCCGGTCTGGTGGCCTGTTACCGCGGCCTCACCGTCAAGGGCGGACCGAAGAGCGTGGGCGACGGGGTCAACGAAACAGTCGTCTATTCATTTATGGCCTTGTTCGCCATCAACGTCGTGGTAACCGCCGTCGGCGTCAAATTTGGTACAGGGCACTGA
- a CDS encoding ABC transporter permease produces the protein MAATASRQRQFPRARKVISTPSRSVRGLGGHGVFYWRAARNTPHAVTAYRKETLRLIAEISMGSGALAVIGGTVVIVGFMTLSGGSLVAIQGFSSLGNIGVEALTGFFGAFINVRIIAPVISGIALAATIGAGATAQLGAMRISEEIDALEVMGIKSMSYLVSTRLIGGLISIIPLYSLAVIMSFVATRVTTTVFYGQSSGVYDHYFATFLRPTDLFWSFLQAILMAIVVMLIHCYYGYTASGGPAGVGEAVGRAVRTSLIAVVMVTLLASLAIYGTAGNFNLAG, from the coding sequence ATGGCAGCGACAGCCTCGCGGCAACGACAATTTCCGCGCGCACGCAAGGTGATCAGTACACCCTCGCGTTCCGTGCGAGGCCTGGGTGGACATGGGGTGTTCTATTGGCGTGCAGCCCGCAACACCCCCCACGCGGTCACCGCGTATCGAAAGGAAACCCTGCGTCTCATCGCAGAGATCAGCATGGGTTCAGGAGCACTCGCGGTGATCGGTGGCACCGTAGTCATCGTCGGCTTCATGACCCTATCTGGTGGATCGCTGGTGGCCATCCAAGGGTTCTCGTCCCTGGGGAACATCGGAGTGGAGGCTCTCACCGGATTCTTCGGTGCCTTCATCAACGTCCGGATCATTGCGCCGGTAATCTCCGGTATCGCCCTAGCTGCGACTATCGGCGCCGGCGCAACTGCTCAGCTCGGCGCGATGCGCATTTCCGAAGAAATCGACGCACTCGAAGTCATGGGTATCAAGTCCATGTCGTATCTTGTCTCCACTCGCTTGATCGGCGGCCTGATCTCGATCATCCCGCTGTATTCCTTGGCTGTGATCATGTCATTCGTGGCGACGAGGGTCACTACGACCGTGTTTTACGGGCAGTCTTCGGGTGTCTACGATCACTATTTCGCGACGTTCCTGCGCCCAACTGATCTGTTCTGGTCGTTCCTCCAGGCGATCCTCATGGCGATCGTGGTGATGCTGATCCACTGCTACTACGGCTACACGGCTTCCGGTGGTCCCGCGGGCGTCGGTGAAGCTGTCGGGCGCGCTGTGCGGACATCTCTCATTGCGGTTGTCATGGTGACGCTGTTGGCGTCACTGGCCATTTACGGCACTGCCGGCAATTTCAACCTGGCGGGTTAA
- a CDS encoding MCE family protein, with amino-acid sequence MTAGVLLGLSLFGIVSLCLVQFRGGFDRYDTFTLRADRSGLVMDPGAKVQMHGVQIGKVSRVDMTDGSATLQLEVEPKWADLIPSNASAEIKATTAFGSKYVAINVPTNPSADRLHPGSTITSTNVTTEVNTLFESLTSVMGHIDPAKLNATLTAVADGLSGRGAKLGETLTTSNQYLSALNPHLPQLQEDFRQSAIVANTYAGVVPDVMGVLDNASTTSDTITQQEKDVGGLLLAAIGFGTTATDVGNENVDGFVASNDHLVPTTELLAEYSPEYPCLLNASVLGGKVMNNAVAETGYSLTVDAALLLGDNVYEYPKNLPKVAAKGGPGGKPGCYPTITKDLYPTPYLVADTGASIADSTSIKPNHNPDLLQWLLGSTPGGAAR; translated from the coding sequence ATGACAGCTGGTGTGCTGCTTGGGCTGTCACTGTTCGGGATCGTGTCGCTCTGCCTCGTTCAGTTCCGGGGAGGCTTCGACCGTTACGATACCTTTACCTTGCGTGCGGATCGGTCTGGGCTCGTCATGGACCCGGGTGCGAAGGTTCAGATGCACGGCGTACAGATCGGAAAGGTCTCTCGTGTAGACATGACCGACGGATCGGCAACGTTGCAGCTGGAGGTCGAACCGAAGTGGGCTGACCTCATCCCGTCGAACGCGAGCGCGGAGATCAAAGCGACAACGGCATTCGGCTCGAAGTACGTGGCCATCAATGTGCCGACGAACCCCTCGGCTGACCGCCTTCATCCGGGATCGACAATCACCTCGACCAATGTCACTACCGAGGTGAACACTCTATTCGAGAGCCTGACCTCGGTGATGGGACACATCGATCCCGCCAAGCTGAATGCGACCCTGACTGCGGTCGCGGACGGGCTCAGCGGTCGGGGCGCGAAACTGGGGGAGACCCTCACGACATCGAACCAGTACCTGAGTGCGCTGAACCCGCACTTGCCGCAGCTGCAGGAAGACTTCCGACAGTCTGCGATCGTAGCGAACACATACGCCGGTGTCGTACCCGATGTCATGGGAGTTCTCGACAATGCGTCCACGACGTCGGACACCATCACACAACAAGAGAAGGATGTGGGTGGACTTTTGCTGGCCGCGATTGGTTTCGGGACTACGGCCACCGATGTTGGCAACGAGAACGTTGACGGATTCGTAGCGTCAAATGACCATCTGGTCCCGACGACCGAACTTCTTGCCGAGTACAGCCCCGAGTACCCGTGCTTGTTGAACGCATCGGTCCTGGGCGGCAAAGTCATGAACAACGCAGTCGCCGAGACCGGATACTCTCTCACCGTAGATGCGGCTCTGCTGCTCGGTGACAATGTGTACGAGTACCCCAAGAATCTGCCGAAGGTGGCGGCAAAGGGAGGCCCCGGTGGAAAGCCGGGTTGCTATCCCACGATCACCAAAGACCTTTATCCAACACCGTATTTGGTGGCAGACACGGGGGCCAGCATCGCGGATTCGACATCGATCAAACCGAACCACAACCCCGACCTCCTCCAGTGGTTGTTGGGGAGCACACCGGGAGGTGCGGCCCGATGA